The proteins below come from a single uncultured Carboxylicivirga sp. genomic window:
- a CDS encoding transposase produces MNLDFLLKDTEAYYGNCGQKSLDPRVFFKLCIVGYLENIISDRKLIEHCSMRLDILYFLGYDIDEPLPWHSTVSRTRQLFPEDIFEKVFTRIFKLCVDSGLVSGHTQATDAAPIKANASMDSLELKVPEEELEEHLSKIRAISHGDQQAVRKAKKDKAQASQRKVSATKDELNEIAARQKKWSTEQNTRQGAKSKRSKYTSNKTHYSPTDPDARISVKPGKARKLNYHGNITVDTSHNIISDVH; encoded by the coding sequence TTGAATCTGGATTTTTTACTAAAAGACACCGAAGCTTATTATGGTAATTGCGGTCAAAAAAGCCTTGATCCTCGTGTCTTTTTCAAGTTATGCATTGTGGGCTATCTAGAGAATATCATTAGTGATCGTAAATTAATTGAGCATTGTTCAATGCGTCTGGATATATTGTATTTTCTGGGATATGATATTGACGAACCCTTGCCTTGGCACAGCACTGTTAGCCGCACCCGTCAGTTATTTCCCGAAGATATTTTCGAAAAGGTATTTACTCGTATATTTAAATTGTGTGTTGACAGTGGTTTGGTTAGCGGACATACTCAGGCTACCGATGCCGCCCCTATCAAGGCCAATGCAAGTATGGATAGTCTGGAGTTAAAAGTTCCGGAAGAAGAACTGGAAGAACATTTATCTAAAATAAGAGCCATTTCTCATGGTGATCAGCAAGCCGTGAGAAAAGCCAAGAAGGATAAAGCTCAAGCTTCACAAAGAAAAGTTTCGGCCACTAAAGACGAACTCAATGAGATAGCTGCTCGTCAAAAGAAATGGTCCACCGAGCAGAATACACGTCAAGGAGCCAAATCCAAACGATCAAAATACACCAGTAACAAAACGCATTATAGCCCTACCGACCCCGATGCACGTATCAGCGTAAAGCCTGGAAAAGCTCGAAAGTTGAATTATCACGGAAACATTACGGTAGATACCTCACACAATATAATAAGTGATGTTCATTAG
- a CDS encoding transporter produces MQKITLFIIIYLLIGLNTFAQEIVTDRPDQTESSSTVPLKSLQIESGLMIENMNRSADRAYFIPTTLFRYGLSKNFELRLGEQLVNYSDQTALSDLELGFKVQILRKEDIDTEIAFLSHVIVPTGADWISSSSIGSVSKLALSQTFTDALGIGANFGYSNFGEGSGDLTYSAVFGIGITEQLGSYYELYGELADMNDWISNFDAGLTYLLQPNLQFDFSFGLGLNQTMNYMALGVSWNIGGYK; encoded by the coding sequence ATGCAGAAAATAACGTTGTTTATAATAATTTACCTGTTGATCGGTTTAAATACGTTTGCACAAGAGATTGTAACTGATCGACCTGATCAAACGGAGTCATCGTCAACTGTTCCGCTTAAAAGTCTTCAAATCGAATCGGGTTTGATGATTGAAAATATGAATCGCTCAGCCGACAGGGCTTATTTTATACCTACAACCTTGTTTCGTTATGGTTTAAGTAAAAACTTTGAATTACGATTGGGTGAACAACTGGTTAATTATTCCGACCAAACAGCTTTAAGCGATTTAGAACTGGGGTTTAAAGTGCAAATTTTGCGTAAAGAAGATATTGACACTGAAATTGCTTTTTTGTCGCATGTGATAGTGCCTACAGGAGCCGATTGGATCTCATCGAGTTCAATAGGTTCGGTAAGTAAACTAGCCTTATCTCAAACCTTTACTGATGCTTTAGGCATAGGAGCTAACTTTGGATATTCCAATTTTGGAGAAGGAAGTGGAGATCTTACTTATTCGGCAGTATTTGGTATTGGCATTACAGAGCAGTTAGGCTCTTATTATGAATTATACGGTGAACTAGCTGATATGAATGATTGGATCTCGAATTTTGATGCCGGATTGACTTATCTTCTACAACCGAATCTTCAATTTGACTTTTCATTTGGTTTGGGATTAAATCAAACCATGAATTACATGGCTTTGGGTGTTAGTTGGAATATTGGTGGATACAAATAG
- a CDS encoding PAS domain S-box protein: MKNRGRSEQELLEELNALKAENNLLKQEKTSWKKVVESTFDLVFKLTLNSKADFLYISPSVEKNLGYKSNELIGESIYRLIYPEDKETFIEHVLLCKYTEGKDGVNSQLSNKKDTIEYRIVSKEGIRKYFQSRIIIQNEELLVVSRDITDYTLLKKELNRKEHFFSESGKIAKVGAWELLFPHMEFNITDNLRSIIEMPENQKLFLGDIFQLVHPDDRSHAQEVLQQAMQGESFDFKYRITTGKGNIKWLHNKGICEKENGEIRRIKGVLQDITQVKLAEREILKINNELKQYKDNLEKKVEERSHKLVLFSKALESSLACIAITDKHGIIEYANGAFLKTTGYNTDEVVGKSFSFLKSGVHSFAFYTKLWNTILEGNTWKGEICNKKKNGELYWESAIISPVKNSENKITHFITVKEDITQKRKVQEELEKANVLSSTALKLSNTGYWYADFGTDPLKLYAAAKTLVMYGMDPSSEGTGVDVNVWLNGVAAVDPKTAEREYEALRYAIENRESQYERVYPFKRLDDGKLVWFRVIGEKWYDKTGKLLRIYGFSQDITEQVNKENELIESRENLQALFDNMTSGLTVSELIHDDQGKAIDFRIISCNNAYKKILTNFSESDIGKLFSELYDISNIDLNIFDNVVKTRVPFQAEVYWAPIAKFLSLKVFPDNQGRFFSLFEDISERKRQEAEIIESREQFEILFENMVTGFAENEVIFNDEGKPIDVRVLRFNTALKKMVPSLSDEIKGKRLKELSIPSLLDLNIVADIATTGIPKRFQIEKDNKHYSLNVFSPKKNHYAVLVEDVTQRVKQEEVLQASEQRFRNLFDNAPVAYLSLDINGNYIDFNNWCLNLLGYKRDQLLGKSFSSVWSNTYKSEFDKIITKIKQSGYISTELILLKKDGSEIVVVLEGRVQYNQEETPIRIHCILVDIHERKQQELQIKQKEQNFRNLFEQNMNAIFILNEAGSLILDCNKKGVELLHAHSKNDIVDKSPIVFGPEIQSDGKVTIEKIKEQIENTRKVGHCQLQYQLQDTNKRLFDSNINMALTIYNEQIGVLCMVDDITERKALEEKLRENELRWQFSIEGSNIGIWDWDFESGKVHLSKQLCNILGYEEGEVPSNWIKDLSIIHPEDRDIVLNGMQYHIKNKTDLYQNEHRVVCKDGSLKWVLDRGKVVKWASNGSPIRVVGTYTDISDMKRMQDELSEAKNAADSIIDNNPNPVVVVDLSTSELLRYNPAAKELMNLSTNSSNKFFTADDSNIIISSEDGEKLMRKLIEDGAIINFEVQVYDRIRKETRDSLISLQHIRYESRDCAVAAMLDITEIKQIQNELKQQTELRHILTDISSNYINIDINQLDDAINEALKRIGTFINSNRAAIYSYNQDLTTYKIQYQWTKDGVQPITDKLQEIPVSNLASEWVKKHLNNQVVYYSNINQIEDVELRYTLEEDGYKSLLTIPMLSANRLIGFISFDIVDSEKHYTKQSFELLQLFSQILINISNRKEFENQIIVEKEKAESASTAKSAFLANMSHEIRTPMNAIIGFSEILSKKVEDPTLENYVNSIYSSGKTLLKLINDILDLSKIEAGKLELNYEVVNLRNVFRDIRMLFNQKVQEKGLILHSNISNEVPEALLIDELRLNQVLINVVSNAIKFTQDGSISIQADIKNVTPENGTLIISITDTGIGIAKDKLEMIFEDFKQEDESISRQYGGTGLGLSISRKIVHLFNGSFQVESKEGKGSTFIIELPDVKIVNDSPPVQEEEFNDSEICFEPAKILIVDDVKSNRDLLASHLLLLGFEVYEAVDGASGFTQAVEVLPDLIFMDLRMPGEDGGEVTKRLKLQTETNRIPVIACTASVLDAPEKLLHSGIFDGSLTKPILSNDLIGILIKYFKWKQKEETSTHDRTLHFSESDLDYLINKLSDIWDQKKLRKTVKGQKTLAELIIQTGTELNNKDIVNLGEDFRDAIIGFNLKKVDEIIKKLEEVLN; encoded by the coding sequence ATGAAAAACAGGGGACGAAGTGAGCAGGAGTTGTTAGAGGAGCTTAATGCATTAAAAGCAGAGAATAATCTGTTAAAACAAGAAAAAACATCGTGGAAGAAAGTTGTTGAAAGTACTTTCGATTTAGTCTTTAAACTTACTCTAAATTCAAAGGCTGATTTTCTATATATAAGTCCATCTGTAGAAAAAAACTTAGGGTATAAATCCAATGAGTTAATTGGTGAATCGATATATCGTTTGATCTATCCTGAGGATAAAGAAACGTTTATTGAACATGTTCTGTTATGCAAATACACTGAAGGAAAAGATGGCGTTAATTCTCAGTTATCAAACAAAAAAGACACCATTGAATATCGAATAGTAAGTAAAGAAGGAATCCGCAAATATTTTCAAAGTCGTATAATAATACAAAATGAAGAGTTACTTGTTGTTTCTCGTGATATTACCGATTATACTTTATTAAAAAAGGAATTAAATCGTAAAGAACACTTTTTTTCAGAATCGGGCAAAATAGCTAAAGTGGGAGCCTGGGAATTATTATTTCCCCACATGGAATTCAATATAACTGATAATTTGAGGAGTATTATTGAGATGCCTGAAAATCAAAAGTTATTTTTAGGTGATATCTTTCAATTGGTGCATCCCGATGATAGATCTCATGCACAAGAAGTACTGCAGCAGGCTATGCAAGGTGAATCTTTCGATTTTAAATACAGAATTACAACAGGTAAAGGAAATATTAAGTGGTTGCACAATAAAGGAATTTGTGAGAAAGAAAATGGAGAAATACGAAGAATTAAAGGTGTACTTCAGGATATTACGCAGGTGAAACTTGCCGAGCGTGAGATCTTAAAAATAAATAATGAACTTAAGCAGTATAAAGATAATCTTGAAAAAAAGGTTGAAGAGCGTTCTCATAAGCTAGTGCTTTTTTCAAAGGCCTTAGAAAGTAGTTTGGCCTGTATTGCTATTACCGATAAGCACGGAATTATTGAGTATGCAAATGGTGCATTTTTAAAAACAACGGGATATAACACAGACGAAGTAGTTGGAAAGTCATTTTCCTTCTTGAAGTCTGGAGTACATTCATTTGCTTTTTATACTAAGTTGTGGAATACCATTTTAGAAGGTAATACCTGGAAAGGCGAAATATGTAATAAAAAGAAAAATGGTGAATTATATTGGGAATCGGCCATTATTTCGCCTGTAAAAAATTCTGAAAATAAAATAACTCATTTTATAACCGTAAAAGAGGATATTACTCAAAAAAGAAAAGTGCAGGAAGAGCTTGAAAAAGCAAATGTACTTTCATCTACTGCTTTAAAATTATCTAATACTGGATATTGGTATGCCGATTTTGGAACAGATCCGCTTAAATTATATGCAGCTGCAAAAACATTGGTGATGTATGGAATGGATCCTTCATCTGAAGGAACAGGAGTAGATGTTAATGTGTGGTTAAATGGGGTGGCTGCTGTTGATCCTAAAACGGCCGAAAGAGAGTATGAAGCATTAAGATATGCGATAGAAAATCGTGAAAGTCAATATGAAAGGGTTTATCCTTTTAAAAGATTAGACGATGGCAAGCTAGTTTGGTTTAGAGTAATAGGTGAAAAATGGTATGATAAAACAGGTAAGTTATTACGGATATATGGATTCTCGCAAGACATAACCGAACAGGTAAATAAAGAGAATGAACTAATTGAATCAAGAGAAAATTTACAGGCTTTATTTGATAATATGACATCAGGTCTGACAGTAAGTGAGCTGATACATGATGATCAGGGGAAAGCTATCGACTTTAGAATTATTAGTTGTAATAATGCCTATAAAAAAATTCTCACTAATTTTTCTGAAAGCGATATTGGAAAGCTTTTCAGTGAATTATATGATATATCAAATATTGATTTAAATATTTTTGATAATGTTGTTAAAACGCGTGTGCCTTTTCAGGCAGAAGTATATTGGGCTCCTATTGCAAAATTCCTTTCATTAAAGGTTTTTCCTGATAACCAAGGGCGTTTCTTCTCCCTTTTTGAAGATATCTCAGAACGTAAACGACAAGAAGCTGAAATTATCGAATCGCGCGAACAGTTTGAAATATTGTTTGAAAATATGGTTACCGGTTTTGCCGAAAATGAAGTAATATTCAATGATGAAGGTAAGCCCATTGATGTTAGAGTGCTAAGATTTAATACTGCTCTTAAAAAAATGGTGCCATCTTTATCCGATGAAATTAAAGGAAAAAGATTAAAGGAATTATCAATACCTAGTTTGTTAGATTTGAATATTGTAGCTGATATTGCAACCACAGGTATACCTAAAAGGTTCCAAATTGAAAAAGATAATAAGCATTATAGTCTAAATGTATTTTCTCCCAAAAAAAACCATTATGCTGTATTAGTCGAAGATGTAACTCAAAGAGTTAAACAGGAGGAAGTATTACAAGCAAGTGAGCAGCGATTTCGTAATCTGTTTGATAATGCACCCGTTGCCTATCTTTCTCTGGATATCAATGGTAATTATATCGATTTTAATAATTGGTGTCTTAACCTACTTGGTTATAAAAGAGATCAATTGTTAGGTAAATCTTTCAGCAGCGTATGGAGTAATACATATAAAAGTGAATTTGATAAAATAATCACTAAAATAAAACAAAGTGGATATATATCAACCGAGTTAATTCTTCTCAAAAAAGATGGTTCTGAGATAGTGGTTGTTCTAGAAGGGCGCGTACAATATAATCAGGAAGAAACTCCCATAAGGATTCATTGTATTTTAGTAGATATTCATGAGCGGAAACAGCAGGAATTGCAAATAAAGCAAAAGGAACAGAATTTTCGTAATCTGTTTGAGCAAAACATGAATGCAATTTTTATCTTAAATGAGGCAGGATCTTTAATTCTGGATTGTAACAAAAAGGGTGTTGAATTGCTGCATGCTCACTCAAAAAACGATATTGTTGATAAGTCACCCATTGTATTCGGTCCTGAAATACAGTCGGATGGAAAGGTCACCATTGAAAAGATAAAGGAGCAGATAGAAAATACACGCAAGGTTGGTCACTGTCAATTACAATATCAGTTACAAGATACCAATAAACGACTCTTCGATTCCAATATTAATATGGCATTAACGATTTACAACGAGCAAATTGGAGTCTTGTGCATGGTTGATGATATTACAGAGCGAAAAGCACTGGAAGAAAAGCTTAGAGAGAATGAGCTTCGATGGCAGTTTTCAATCGAAGGAAGTAATATTGGTATTTGGGATTGGGATTTTGAATCAGGGAAAGTTCATCTTTCAAAGCAATTGTGTAATATTTTGGGTTATGAGGAAGGAGAAGTTCCTTCTAACTGGATCAAAGATTTAAGTATTATCCATCCAGAAGATAGAGATATTGTGCTCAATGGTATGCAGTATCACATTAAAAACAAAACCGATTTATATCAGAATGAACATAGAGTAGTATGTAAAGATGGATCGCTAAAGTGGGTACTAGATCGTGGTAAAGTTGTAAAGTGGGCCTCAAATGGAAGCCCTATTAGAGTGGTGGGAACCTATACCGATATTAGTGATATGAAGCGGATGCAGGATGAGCTTTCGGAGGCTAAAAATGCAGCAGATTCAATCATCGATAATAATCCCAACCCTGTAGTCGTAGTTGATCTTAGTACAAGTGAATTGTTACGCTATAATCCGGCTGCGAAAGAGTTGATGAATTTGTCTACCAATTCGTCAAATAAGTTTTTTACGGCCGACGATAGCAATATCATTATTTCATCAGAAGATGGAGAAAAACTCATGCGAAAGCTTATCGAAGATGGTGCAATAATAAATTTTGAAGTACAGGTTTATGATAGAATCAGAAAAGAAACGCGGGATAGTTTAATCTCGTTACAGCATATTCGTTACGAATCGAGAGACTGTGCAGTGGCAGCAATGTTGGATATTACTGAGATAAAGCAAATACAAAACGAACTAAAGCAGCAAACCGAATTGCGGCATATATTAACCGATATTTCATCTAATTATATCAATATTGATATCAATCAATTAGATGATGCTATTAACGAAGCCTTAAAGCGCATAGGAACTTTTATTAATTCAAATCGGGCTGCAATTTATTCATACAATCAAGATCTAACAACATATAAAATTCAGTATCAATGGACGAAGGATGGCGTACAACCTATTACCGATAAGTTGCAAGAAATACCAGTTAGTAATCTAGCTTCCGAATGGGTGAAAAAGCACTTGAACAATCAAGTTGTTTATTATTCAAATATTAATCAGATTGAAGACGTTGAATTGAGATATACTCTTGAAGAAGATGGATATAAAAGCCTACTAACGATTCCGATGCTTAGTGCAAACAGGTTGATTGGATTTATAAGTTTTGATATTGTCGATAGTGAAAAACATTATACAAAACAGAGTTTTGAATTACTTCAGCTGTTTTCTCAGATTTTAATTAATATCAGTAATCGAAAAGAATTCGAAAATCAAATTATAGTAGAAAAAGAAAAAGCAGAATCTGCGAGTACAGCTAAGAGTGCATTTTTGGCAAATATGAGTCATGAGATACGTACACCAATGAATGCCATAATTGGTTTTTCTGAAATTTTATCCAAAAAAGTTGAAGATCCTACACTGGAAAATTACGTTAATTCTATTTATTCGAGTGGAAAAACATTGCTAAAACTTATTAATGATATACTTGATCTTTCAAAAATTGAGGCTGGAAAACTTGAATTGAATTACGAAGTGGTTAATCTTAGAAATGTTTTCAGAGATATCCGGATGCTTTTTAATCAGAAAGTTCAAGAAAAAGGATTGATACTTCATTCGAATATTTCAAATGAAGTACCTGAAGCCTTATTAATAGATGAGCTACGGCTTAATCAGGTATTGATAAATGTTGTTAGTAATGCTATAAAATTTACTCAAGATGGAAGTATTTCAATACAGGCTGATATTAAAAATGTAACACCTGAAAACGGCACTCTTATTATTAGCATAACAGATACCGGAATTGGAATCGCGAAAGATAAACTGGAGATGATTTTTGAAGATTTCAAGCAGGAGGATGAATCCATATCTCGCCAGTATGGAGGAACGGGATTAGGATTGAGTATTTCACGGAAAATTGTTCATTTATTCAATGGTAGTTTTCAGGTAGAAAGTAAGGAAGGTAAAGGTAGTACATTCATCATCGAATTGCCGGATGTTAAAATAGTGAATGACTCACCTCCGGTGCAAGAAGAGGAGTTTAATGACAGTGAAATTTGTTTTGAACCTGCAAAAATACTAATCGTTGATGATGTGAAAAGTAACCGCGATTTGTTGGCAAGTCATCTTCTGTTGTTGGGATTTGAAGTATACGAGGCCGTGGATGGAGCAAGTGGTTTTACACAGGCAGTTGAGGTTTTACCTGATTTAATTTTTATGGATTTAAGAATGCCGGGTGAAGATGGTGGAGAAGTAACAAAACGCTTAAAACTACAAACTGAAACGAATCGCATACCTGTAATTGCATGCACAGCATCCGTTTTAGATGCTCCCGAAAAATTATTGCATTCTGGTATCTTTGATGGGTCCTTAACCAAGCCTATATTATCCAATGATTTGATTGGGATTTTGATTAAATACTTTAAATGGAAACAAAAGGAAGAAACTTCAACACATGATAGGACTTTGCATTTTTCGGAATCGGACTTAGATTATCTAATAAACAAATTAAGTGATATTTGGGATCAAAAGAAGCTACGAAAAACTGTAAAAGGGCAAAAAACATTGGCCGAATTAATTATACAAACAGGAACGGAATTAAACAATAAAGATATCGTAAATTTAGGTGAAGATTTTAGAGACGCGATAATAGGATTCAATCTTAAGAAAGTGGATGAAATAATTAAAAAACTTGAGGAAGTTCTTAACTGA
- a CDS encoding PIN domain-containing protein: protein MAKRKKKPELKVVFDTNAIYSGTASYLINIELTDLIKDNLTHHDLDISWHLPDTVIKEREFQMIKKGTEFLQPIGKLETLLGHNLNITEEIIQDRVKSNILKQIEENHLSKIILDTESIEWNTLIKKALKRVPPFEDNKSEKGFRDCLILEAFDQLVQSSPKTASSCRIAFVCNDSVLMDAVKERTKERNNIRYISDLTGLKGLINILVSEIEEKLITEISSSATELFFEPDNPETIYYKEEIRKALKEKFNTELYKLPDSIATKVETGTWYISPVNFVKKEKQRIWWSSTVKVDLKAYKKEYNPSATRRLSDLNRPTATASLLGNLQGSTSAFLDAYQNLGRTSREVMSLPETVEYLEGSSKYEVIWSVTYTANKKFIKPVIEDIKFTGNEWGNE, encoded by the coding sequence ATGGCAAAAAGAAAGAAGAAACCTGAACTTAAGGTTGTATTTGATACAAATGCTATTTATTCTGGTACAGCTAGTTACTTGATAAATATAGAACTAACAGACCTTATTAAAGATAATTTGACTCACCATGATTTAGATATTTCTTGGCATCTACCTGATACAGTAATTAAGGAAAGAGAATTTCAGATGATAAAGAAGGGAACTGAATTTCTTCAACCAATTGGAAAATTAGAGACTCTCTTAGGTCACAATTTAAATATTACAGAGGAGATAATACAAGATAGGGTAAAAAGTAATATTTTAAAGCAAATCGAAGAAAATCACCTGAGCAAAATAATTTTAGATACTGAAAGTATTGAATGGAATACCCTTATTAAAAAAGCTCTTAAACGAGTTCCTCCATTTGAGGACAATAAAAGCGAAAAAGGATTTAGAGACTGCTTAATACTTGAAGCATTTGACCAATTAGTACAGTCTTCCCCAAAAACAGCTAGTTCTTGTAGAATTGCTTTTGTTTGTAATGATTCAGTTTTAATGGATGCAGTTAAAGAACGAACTAAAGAACGCAATAATATTCGATACATTAGTGATTTAACGGGTTTAAAAGGATTGATAAACATATTAGTATCAGAGATTGAAGAGAAACTTATTACAGAAATATCAAGCAGTGCAACTGAGTTGTTCTTTGAGCCTGATAATCCTGAAACAATATATTACAAAGAAGAAATAAGAAAAGCGTTAAAGGAGAAATTTAATACAGAATTATATAAATTACCTGATTCAATAGCAACAAAAGTTGAAACTGGCACATGGTATATTTCCCCAGTAAATTTTGTAAAAAAAGAAAAGCAGCGTATTTGGTGGAGTAGCACCGTAAAAGTTGACCTTAAGGCATACAAAAAAGAGTATAACCCTTCTGCAACAAGAAGACTCTCCGATTTAAATAGACCGACCGCCACAGCTTCACTATTAGGAAATTTGCAAGGTAGTACATCAGCTTTCTTGGATGCTTATCAGAATTTAGGAAGAACATCCCGTGAGGTTATGAGTTTACCTGAAACAGTTGAGTATCTTGAAGGTAGTTCGAAATATGAAGTAATTTGGAGCGTTACATACACTGCGAATAAGAAATTTATAAAGCCTGTGATTGAAGATATTAAATTCACAGGAAATGAATGGGGGAATGAATAA
- a CDS encoding DNA-binding domain-containing protein codes for MTKIKLWLYDNPLTENPNDYSAKVSSAGSLNLDDVVDGIIANRSEYQPETIRSIGTLIFNEIGDKLKDGYNINTPLFSASLAVSGVFNSKTASFSGSNHKLKINLRTHGAFLAELQKLEVEVLGVADVGGVIGKVIDSQTAEEDSTITPNDVIQIEGTKIKVEGEADTVGAFLVNQTNSVRVKMDRIVSNNPSELLVLLPALDTGDYQLQIVTQHSGGGVLLQAPRTIIFDHLLTVL; via the coding sequence ATGACAAAAATCAAACTGTGGTTGTACGACAATCCACTTACAGAAAACCCTAACGATTACTCGGCTAAGGTATCTTCAGCCGGTAGTTTGAACTTAGATGATGTGGTAGATGGTATCATTGCCAATAGGAGCGAATACCAGCCAGAAACCATTCGAAGCATCGGAACACTCATATTTAACGAGATAGGTGATAAGCTTAAGGATGGATATAACATAAATACTCCTTTGTTTTCAGCATCGTTAGCTGTGTCGGGTGTCTTTAACAGTAAAACGGCCTCTTTTTCGGGCAGCAATCACAAGCTTAAAATTAATTTACGTACTCATGGTGCTTTTCTTGCCGAATTGCAAAAGTTGGAAGTGGAAGTACTGGGTGTGGCGGATGTAGGTGGTGTTATTGGTAAGGTAATCGACTCTCAAACGGCTGAGGAAGATAGCACCATTACACCCAACGATGTTATACAAATTGAAGGAACCAAAATAAAGGTAGAAGGAGAAGCGGATACAGTTGGTGCCTTTTTAGTTAATCAAACCAATAGTGTAAGGGTTAAAATGGATAGGATCGTATCCAATAATCCATCCGAATTATTGGTGTTGCTACCTGCTTTGGATACAGGCGATTATCAACTGCAGATTGTAACGCAGCACAGTGGGGGAGGTGTATTATTACAGGCTCCCCGAACCATTATCTTTGACCATTTATTAACCGTATTGTAA
- a CDS encoding Gfo/Idh/MocA family oxidoreductase has product MKIIKTGIASYGMSGRIFHGPSLKVLGEQFDVVGVFERTKKESTQLFPQATIYRSFTELLANPAIELVIVNTPDHLHYSMTKEALLAGKHVVVEKPFTLSVEEADELIELAKKQNKVLSVYQNRRYDGNFKTVKKIIEQGLLGRLVELEIHYDRYRKEIREGSWKEEGDDRVGVLFNLGAHLVDQVVQLVGMPEGVTAKLAKVRDNSVVNDYMNIRLDYPYLQVILRSSYLVRSPGPMYALHGVEGSYVKYGGDPQEELLAKGELPIGNDWGKEDEKNWGKLVTNFEGIDYNGTIETAAGCYPDFYRDLYACIVMGEANPVPPEQVRETVRILNTAVESHLKGQTIYR; this is encoded by the coding sequence ATGAAAATTATCAAAACCGGAATAGCTTCTTATGGTATGTCAGGTCGTATCTTTCATGGGCCTTCGTTAAAAGTGTTAGGCGAACAGTTCGACGTTGTCGGAGTATTTGAACGGACAAAGAAAGAATCAACGCAATTATTTCCTCAGGCTACTATTTACCGTTCGTTTACCGAATTATTAGCCAATCCCGCAATAGAACTGGTGATCGTTAATACGCCTGATCATCTTCATTACAGTATGACTAAAGAAGCTTTACTGGCCGGGAAGCATGTGGTGGTTGAAAAGCCTTTCACTTTATCTGTTGAAGAGGCTGATGAGTTAATAGAGCTGGCTAAAAAGCAAAATAAGGTGCTATCCGTCTATCAAAACAGGCGGTATGATGGCAACTTTAAAACAGTTAAGAAGATAATTGAACAGGGTTTATTGGGGCGTTTGGTGGAGCTGGAAATTCATTACGACAGATATCGAAAAGAAATTCGTGAAGGAAGCTGGAAGGAGGAAGGTGACGACAGGGTAGGAGTGTTGTTTAACCTGGGAGCTCATCTGGTTGATCAGGTGGTACAATTGGTGGGCATGCCTGAAGGGGTTACGGCAAAACTGGCTAAAGTAAGAGATAATTCGGTGGTGAATGATTATATGAATATCCGTTTGGATTACCCGTATCTGCAGGTGATTCTGCGATCGTCATATCTGGTAAGATCACCAGGACCCATGTATGCTTTACACGGAGTTGAAGGATCGTATGTGAAATATGGTGGTGATCCACAGGAAGAATTATTGGCAAAAGGAGAATTACCAATAGGCAATGACTGGGGAAAAGAAGATGAAAAGAATTGGGGTAAGCTGGTAACTAATTTTGAGGGGATTGATTACAATGGCACCATCGAAACAGCAGCCGGATGCTATCCTGATTTTTATCGCGATTTATACGCATGTATAGTTATGGGTGAAGCTAATCCAGTTCCGCCGGAACAGGTACGCGAAACCGTGCGGATTTTAAATACCGCTGTCGAAAGCCATTTAAAGGGGCAAACTATTTATAGGTAG